A window of Mustelus asterias chromosome 15, sMusAst1.hap1.1, whole genome shotgun sequence contains these coding sequences:
- the gins1 gene encoding DNA replication complex GINS protein PSF1 — protein MKALYEQNQTDVNEAKSDGRTDLIPTIKFRHCCLLRNKRCILAYLYDRLLRIRSLRWEYGSVLPSGIRFHFAAEETEWFNQYKKSLATYMRSIGGEEGLDITQDMKPPKSLFIEVRCLKDYGEYEIDDGTTVLLKKNSQHFMPRWKCEQLIRQGILEHVLS, from the exons ATGAAAGCTTTATATGAACAGAACCAAACTGATgt GAATGAAGCTAAATCTGATGGAAGGACAGACCTAATCCCAACAATCAAGTTTCGTCACTGCTGTTTGCTGAGGAATAAGCGCTGTATTTTAGCATACCT ATATGATCGTTTATTGCGAATTCGATCACTGAGGTGGGAATATGGAAGTGTTCTGCCATCAGGAATTCGGTTCCATTTTGCTGCTGAGGAG ACGGAATGGTTCAACCAGTACAAAAAGTCGCTTGCCACATACATGAGGTCCATTGGAGGTGAAGAAGGCCTAGACATAACTCAAGATATGAAACCTCCAAAGAGTCTATTTATTGAA GTAAGGTGTTTGAAAGATTACGGTGAATATGAAATTGATGATGGTACTACGGTGCTCCTGAAAAAAAACAGCCAG CATTTTATGCCCAGGTGGAAATGTGAACAGTTAATTCGTCAAGGAATCTTGGAACACGTGCTGTCATGA